In a genomic window of Vallitalea okinawensis:
- a CDS encoding DJ-1/PfpI family protein: MKILMYLAQGVELIEMSAFVDVIGWHKHYLKGDINVITCGRAKEVLTTFNIPLKVDRLLNDIDVREYEALAVPGGFGDYGFYKDAYQEDVLQLIREFNAQGKIIASICVGALPLGKSGILNNRSATTYHLMGGRRQKELMQYNVTVINEPVVVDQNIITSWCPSTAIDVAFKLVEMLTTIDNVNQLKTIMGY; the protein is encoded by the coding sequence GTGAAAATACTCATGTATTTAGCTCAAGGAGTAGAATTAATAGAAATGAGTGCTTTTGTCGACGTTATTGGTTGGCATAAGCACTATTTAAAAGGTGATATCAATGTAATCACTTGCGGTAGAGCCAAAGAAGTACTTACTACATTTAATATTCCGCTAAAAGTAGACAGATTGCTAAATGATATAGACGTTAGGGAATATGAGGCATTAGCTGTACCAGGCGGTTTTGGTGATTATGGTTTTTACAAAGATGCTTATCAGGAAGATGTACTCCAATTAATAAGGGAATTTAATGCCCAAGGAAAAATAATAGCTTCTATATGCGTAGGAGCTCTACCTTTAGGTAAAAGTGGTATACTTAATAATAGAAGTGCTACAACATATCACCTTATGGGTGGTAGAAGGCAGAAAGAATTAATGCAATATAATGTAACAGTAATCAATGAACCAGTTGTAGTAGATCAAAATATTATAACATCCTGGTGTCCATCAACGGCTATTGACGTTGCATTTAAATTAGTTGAAATGCTGACTACGATTGATAATGTCAATCAACTTAAGACTATTATGGGTTATTAA
- a CDS encoding ASCH domain-containing protein encodes MDKEHQSVQKMWRAYLDAINDDKFNREYEAWHFCNDEESANHLAELVKSGVKIATSSLHYWYSMEDEEIPQIGDLSIITNWDGEAQCIIETVNVNIVPFKEVPEAFAYKEGEGDRSLNYWRKVHNQFFEEELKEVKRAFSEDMLVVCEEFRVVYGGVK; translated from the coding sequence ATGGACAAAGAGCATCAATCAGTACAGAAAATGTGGAGAGCATATCTTGATGCAATTAATGATGATAAATTCAATAGAGAGTATGAAGCATGGCATTTCTGCAATGATGAAGAGAGTGCAAATCATCTAGCTGAGTTAGTTAAATCAGGAGTTAAAATTGCTACATCATCGTTACACTATTGGTATAGTATGGAAGACGAAGAAATACCACAAATAGGTGACCTGAGTATTATAACCAATTGGGATGGCGAGGCTCAGTGTATTATTGAAACAGTAAATGTAAATATTGTACCTTTTAAAGAAGTACCAGAAGCCTTTGCTTATAAAGAAGGTGAAGGAGATAGAAGTCTAAATTATTGGAGAAAGGTACATAATCAATTCTTTGAAGAGGAACTTAAAGAAGTGAAGAGGGCTTTCTCAGAAGATATGCTAGTAGTATGTGAGGAATTTAGAGTAGTGTATGGAGGGGTAAAGTGA
- a CDS encoding cysteine hydrolase family protein: protein MGNSALVIIDVQVGIFNIANYPIYNEKELLENIKKLIMEAREKEIPIIYVQHHHDEGGILQYGSEVWQVHQDIKPKEGDIIVHKNKPDSFQDTTLKDELEQRNISHLIMTGLQTEYCVDTTCRRAFSLGYDVSLVKDGHSTIDSTLKASQIIEHHNKVLGDWFADVKLTEEIKF from the coding sequence ATGGGTAATAGCGCATTAGTAATAATTGATGTACAAGTTGGGATATTTAATATTGCCAATTATCCGATTTATAATGAAAAAGAATTATTAGAAAACATTAAAAAACTTATCATGGAAGCTCGTGAAAAGGAAATTCCAATTATATATGTACAACATCATCATGATGAAGGTGGTATTCTACAGTATGGTTCTGAGGTTTGGCAAGTACATCAAGATATTAAACCCAAGGAAGGCGATATTATTGTTCATAAAAATAAACCAGATTCCTTCCAAGATACTACACTGAAAGACGAGCTGGAGCAGAGAAATATAAGTCATTTAATAATGACTGGACTTCAAACAGAATATTGTGTTGATACAACATGTAGACGTGCCTTTTCATTAGGCTATGATGTTAGTTTAGTTAAGGATGGTCACAGTACTATAGATAGTACATTAAAAGCGTCTCAAATCATTGAACATCATAATAAAGTTCTTGGTGACTGGTTTGCAGATGTTAAGTTAACAGAGGAAATAAAATTTTAG
- a CDS encoding PhzF family phenazine biosynthesis protein gives MSEIFRLRSFTKNNRGGNPAGVVLNADHLNDDAMRKIASEVGYSETAFVMDSNKADFRVRFFTPVEEVDLCGHATIATFSLLRERGIIGQGCYQQETKAGILKIVIDEHHLVYMEQKKPQFLETLNKNELLSCFDLNDELIDNDLPIQVVSTGIRDIFLPIRDLHLLTNMQPHYNNISQLSRQYNVTGIHAFTLETKEEASAHCRNFAPLYGIDEESATGTSNGALACYLSKYKDKFLVKDYVFEQGYSMGQPSEIRVRLKLHEDNISEVVVGGCASIL, from the coding sequence ATGTCTGAAATTTTTCGATTGCGTTCTTTTACTAAGAATAATAGAGGCGGTAACCCGGCAGGCGTTGTTTTAAATGCAGATCACTTAAATGATGATGCTATGCGTAAAATTGCTTCAGAAGTTGGTTATTCCGAGACAGCTTTCGTCATGGACTCAAATAAAGCAGACTTTAGAGTGAGATTTTTTACCCCTGTTGAAGAGGTAGACCTTTGTGGGCATGCTACCATAGCAACCTTTAGTCTACTAAGAGAACGAGGAATCATTGGTCAAGGATGTTATCAACAAGAAACAAAGGCAGGAATATTGAAAATAGTCATTGATGAGCACCACTTGGTCTATATGGAACAAAAGAAGCCACAGTTTCTTGAAACACTTAATAAGAATGAGTTATTGAGTTGCTTTGACTTGAATGATGAGTTAATCGATAATGATTTACCTATACAAGTAGTATCCACAGGAATAAGGGATATATTTTTGCCCATTAGAGATTTACATCTTCTTACGAACATGCAACCTCATTATAATAATATTAGTCAATTGAGCAGACAATATAATGTTACTGGAATACATGCTTTTACTTTAGAAACTAAAGAAGAAGCAAGTGCACATTGTAGAAATTTTGCACCACTGTATGGTATTGATGAGGAATCTGCAACGGGTACATCTAACGGTGCACTCGCCTGCTATCTAAGTAAGTACAAAGATAAGTTTCTTGTAAAAGATTACGTATTTGAACAAGGCTATAGTATGGGTCAACCTTCAGAAATAAGGGTAAGACTTAAATTACATGAAGATAATATTTCTGAAGTTGTTGTAGGTGGTTGCGCATCGATCTTATGA
- a CDS encoding GNAT family N-acetyltransferase: MDTKAISIRPYEKSDAIKVSHIIRDNLIKVNSKDYPETVINYMTKLYTPEYVTLLSEDRDMYVAYEENVVVGTVSLEGDTLYALFVDVKYHGRGVGRKLLEFIENIASSNGIKTVQLPASLTAYQFYQKYGYIPVQEIESEEFGKACIMKKDL; encoded by the coding sequence TTGGATACTAAGGCTATTTCAATTAGACCATATGAAAAAAGTGATGCTATAAAAGTATCCCATATAATAAGAGATAATCTCATAAAAGTAAATAGTAAAGACTACCCAGAGACGGTTATTAATTATATGACTAAGTTGTATACACCTGAATACGTAACTTTGCTGTCAGAAGATAGAGATATGTATGTTGCTTATGAAGAGAATGTTGTAGTAGGCACGGTTAGTTTAGAAGGGGATACCCTATATGCCTTATTTGTTGACGTAAAATATCATGGGCGAGGTGTTGGAAGAAAGCTACTGGAGTTTATTGAAAACATTGCTAGCAGTAATGGCATTAAAACTGTCCAATTACCTGCAAGCTTAACAGCCTATCAGTTTTATCAGAAATATGGTTATATACCTGTACAAGAGATTGAATCAGAGGAGTTTGGTAAAGCGTGTATAATGAAAAAAGATCTTTAA
- a CDS encoding S41 family peptidase, with protein MRGKKKLIIFLSSVLIIAILVLLFITLAMDRGYGINQREAVYLNHLEEDISSLSKQEQFIIDFDFLYKELKENYILFDYKQEALELNLEDEYQKYKEQVVNAVNDRQFYRICLQFIGLFKDGHMNFNTSNYDTRYAIRSKINTDYTQLFDYKVIEGRPIIIAAQKSFDIVGWEIISLNGIPFTEVESNIKKVMNPQSQINGEILSYFSLFYETIPDQVDILLKNKEGAQKTVTIDFQKKYTIDKEKGSENINFGYYHENDLPSYNILDKNIGYILIPSFATSPKDIIRQFEKIVLKLEEADVNGVIIDLRYNGGGNESFRDILGYLTDNEIDICNFRYKKTERFMDIYYFRTIAESQRHTKSRDAEEGYSPWWTWRILPNDNQYLNTLPVVILSNEYTYSSSDSFISACLEYDLGTVISNRVVLSGGGLPTTVSLPSKNYQVSYGMWEGWSSDFSYQTEGKVMEPDLLAFQSLDDYYKDIDTFVEKALEILK; from the coding sequence ATGAGGGGAAAAAAGAAATTAATTATTTTTCTGTCATCAGTTCTAATAATTGCAATTTTAGTCTTATTATTTATTACATTAGCTATGGATAGAGGTTATGGTATCAATCAAAGAGAGGCTGTTTATTTGAACCATCTTGAAGAGGATATAAGCTCCTTATCAAAACAGGAACAGTTTATCATTGATTTTGACTTTTTATACAAAGAGTTAAAAGAGAATTATATACTCTTCGATTATAAGCAAGAGGCATTAGAGCTAAACTTAGAAGATGAATATCAAAAGTATAAAGAACAAGTAGTCAATGCCGTAAATGATCGACAGTTTTATAGGATATGTCTTCAATTTATAGGTCTTTTTAAAGATGGACATATGAACTTTAATACCTCTAACTACGATACCAGATACGCTATTAGAAGTAAAATTAATACAGATTACACGCAGCTTTTTGATTATAAAGTTATTGAAGGTCGACCAATCATTATAGCTGCTCAAAAGAGTTTTGATATAGTTGGTTGGGAAATAATTTCTTTGAATGGAATTCCCTTTACTGAGGTTGAAAGTAATATAAAAAAAGTTATGAATCCACAGAGTCAAATCAATGGCGAAATTCTTTCATACTTTTCACTGTTCTATGAGACAATTCCAGATCAAGTGGATATACTTCTTAAGAATAAAGAAGGAGCTCAGAAAACAGTAACTATTGACTTCCAAAAGAAATACACCATCGATAAGGAAAAGGGTAGCGAGAATATTAATTTTGGCTATTATCATGAAAATGATTTACCTAGCTATAATATACTTGATAAGAACATTGGCTATATCCTTATACCTTCTTTTGCTACTAGTCCTAAAGACATAATTAGGCAATTTGAAAAAATAGTCTTGAAGTTAGAAGAAGCGGATGTTAATGGTGTTATCATAGATCTAAGATATAATGGTGGAGGAAATGAGTCATTTAGAGATATTCTTGGGTATTTAACGGATAATGAAATCGATATATGTAATTTTAGATATAAGAAAACTGAGAGGTTTATGGATATTTATTATTTTAGAACGATAGCAGAATCTCAAAGACATACTAAGAGTAGAGATGCTGAAGAGGGCTATAGTCCATGGTGGACTTGGAGAATTCTGCCTAATGACAACCAATATCTCAATACATTGCCAGTAGTTATACTGTCCAATGAGTATACTTATAGCTCTTCAGATAGCTTTATAAGTGCCTGTTTGGAATATGATTTAGGGACTGTGATATCAAATAGGGTTGTGTTATCAGGAGGAGGTCTTCCTACAACAGTATCATTACCGAGTAAGAATTATCAAGTTAGCTATGGAATGTGGGAAGGTTGGTCCAGCGATTTTTCTTACCAAACGGAGGGAAAAGTGATGGAGCCTGATTTATTGGCTTTTCAATCTCTAGATGACTATTATAAGGATATTGATACCTTTGTTGAAAAGGCATTAGAGATTCTAAAGTAA
- a CDS encoding YjdF family protein, which produces MSFEKPFWIGIFERKDGTNYEVARMVFGSEPKDYEVYDFILKHYHQLKYSLQIPIEEVVEKKINPKRLQRTINKEVGNRGIGTKAQQTISLQREASKLKKRKLRKDYKEVVKKRKFELKLQKKKKKHKGH; this is translated from the coding sequence ATCTCCTTTGAAAAACCTTTTTGGATAGGTATTTTTGAAAGAAAAGATGGAACTAATTATGAGGTCGCTCGAATGGTTTTTGGTTCAGAGCCAAAAGATTATGAAGTCTATGATTTCATTTTAAAGCATTATCACCAATTAAAATACTCTCTACAGATACCAATAGAAGAGGTAGTTGAAAAGAAAATTAATCCTAAAAGATTACAAAGAACCATTAACAAAGAAGTAGGGAATAGGGGAATAGGCACAAAAGCTCAACAAACTATCAGTTTACAAAGAGAAGCCTCGAAATTAAAGAAAAGAAAGCTTAGAAAAGATTATAAAGAAGTAGTTAAAAAAAGAAAGTTTGAATTAAAGCTGCAGAAGAAAAAGAAAAAACATAAAGGTCACTGA
- a CDS encoding MBL fold metallo-hydrolase yields MLKFLGVGSCLNPLLGNTSAYMRKGSSFLLIDCGSSVFSQIVKNNLLSGVKKIYILITHMHTDHVGSLPDLIFYCWYILKLRPVIIYPETIKIPEFFQITGVNQHVCDARSIPLSSPYNINSDFSDLNLTPYQTKHSNNIGLCCGYLLSYQQQSIYYSGDSNSIPPSIIEAFLKSNIQILYQDVTGYKSGETAHLYIGKLAEIIPSDKRKQVYCMHLDSLLNDDLIKQYGFNNAKELLI; encoded by the coding sequence ATGCTTAAATTTTTAGGTGTTGGCTCTTGTTTAAATCCACTTTTAGGTAATACTAGTGCTTATATGAGAAAAGGTAGTTCTTTTTTGCTAATAGACTGCGGTAGCTCTGTATTTTCTCAAATAGTTAAAAATAATCTATTATCAGGTGTAAAAAAGATTTATATTCTTATAACACATATGCATACAGATCATGTAGGTTCTCTTCCTGACTTGATCTTTTATTGTTGGTATATACTAAAGCTCCGTCCAGTTATCATTTACCCTGAAACAATTAAAATTCCAGAATTTTTTCAAATAACCGGTGTTAATCAACATGTCTGCGACGCAAGGAGCATCCCCCTATCGTCACCTTACAATATCAATAGTGACTTTAGTGATTTAAATCTTACCCCTTATCAAACAAAACACAGCAACAACATTGGCTTATGTTGTGGTTATCTACTTTCTTATCAGCAACAATCCATTTATTATAGTGGTGATAGTAATAGCATCCCTCCTAGTATAATAGAGGCATTCCTGAAAAGTAATATTCAAATACTTTATCAAGATGTTACAGGTTATAAGAGCGGTGAAACAGCTCATCTATATATCGGTAAGTTAGCTGAAATCATTCCATCTGATAAACGAAAGCAAGTTTATTGTATGCATTTGGACTCTTTATTAAATGACGACCTCATTAAGCAATATGGTTTTAACAATGCGAAAGAACTTCTTATATAG
- a CDS encoding S41 family peptidase, giving the protein MRTLTLFLSVLTFIFCTTTTSISTAAELNEQFPVSQLHDDLKFLVHTIEEVHPNPYAYIGKDMFYRELNVVQSKIDQPMSGIEFYKTVAPLINLLHDGHTAIGLTDSYLASINNKQFPLVIEVRDNQMTTIEVLNENINIPTGSNIVSINGIKTTDILNTLMDYMPGMRDAYKEVYLEEEFYNLLNLVYGMGDDYEITYTYNNFTLTENVEGVSKDIVKAYFDQLLDLDNMHTFKILENNTCYLDINRFRDYASFQLLLEEMFQVIKDNQITNLIIDIRDNPGGTDRLGNLLISYIYDQPFSQVSRIDIKVSEQVNMRYGDIGDIIVKEGSFTYLPDISNRFNGHVCVLTNRRSFSASSMFASTIKDYNLGILIGEETGGLASQFGNIYFSNLPYTDLNYCVSSKFLTRPNGKEIVTGVIPHLELIQSIDDEVNNKDTVIEFAKEFIIEDYDQLYDPQDQGVGKNIKHIEEFSEITYQSLINVAEIYYTSNDNGDCDTLLELISEDNKKNVTEEMLSAFVDSRTEQLSVYGQYKDVTITEIYGIQKDDKIISYTIKGILSYSDRDIPFELQLNEFQKIENEKID; this is encoded by the coding sequence ATGAGAACGTTAACTTTATTTTTATCTGTATTAACATTTATTTTCTGCACCACCACAACCAGTATATCGACAGCTGCTGAATTGAATGAACAATTTCCTGTGAGTCAGTTACACGATGATCTAAAATTTTTAGTTCATACAATCGAAGAAGTTCATCCTAATCCATATGCATACATAGGAAAAGATATGTTTTATCGTGAACTCAATGTTGTTCAGTCTAAAATAGACCAGCCAATGAGTGGAATTGAATTCTATAAAACTGTCGCACCTTTGATTAATCTACTTCATGACGGTCATACTGCCATCGGTTTAACAGATTCTTACTTAGCCTCTATTAACAATAAGCAATTTCCATTAGTTATTGAAGTTAGAGATAACCAAATGACTACCATAGAAGTTCTTAATGAAAATATCAATATTCCAACGGGCTCAAATATTGTATCCATTAACGGTATTAAGACCACAGATATCCTTAATACTTTAATGGATTACATGCCAGGGATGAGAGATGCATATAAAGAAGTTTATCTTGAAGAAGAGTTCTATAACCTTTTAAATTTAGTTTATGGCATGGGCGATGATTATGAAATCACCTATACTTATAATAATTTCACTTTAACAGAGAATGTTGAAGGTGTTTCAAAGGATATCGTTAAAGCCTATTTTGATCAACTATTAGACTTGGATAATATGCACACTTTTAAAATTTTAGAAAATAACACATGTTATTTGGATATTAACAGATTTAGGGATTATGCTTCCTTTCAGCTTTTACTCGAGGAAATGTTTCAAGTCATCAAAGATAATCAGATAACAAATCTTATTATCGATATTAGGGATAATCCAGGAGGTACTGATCGCCTAGGTAATTTATTAATATCCTATATCTACGATCAACCATTCTCACAGGTTAGTAGAATAGATATAAAAGTCTCTGAACAAGTGAATATGCGATATGGTGATATTGGAGACATCATTGTCAAAGAAGGAAGTTTTACTTATTTGCCTGACATAAGTAATCGATTTAATGGTCATGTATGTGTGCTTACTAATCGAAGAAGTTTCTCTGCATCTAGTATGTTTGCATCAACCATAAAAGATTATAATCTAGGTATCCTTATAGGTGAAGAAACAGGTGGCTTAGCCTCCCAATTTGGAAATATTTATTTTTCTAATTTACCTTATACTGATCTTAATTATTGTGTATCATCCAAATTCTTAACACGCCCAAATGGTAAGGAAATCGTTACAGGTGTTATCCCACACCTTGAACTTATACAGTCTATTGATGATGAAGTCAACAATAAAGATACTGTTATAGAATTTGCTAAAGAATTTATCATAGAAGATTATGATCAACTGTATGATCCTCAAGATCAAGGTGTTGGAAAGAACATTAAGCATATCGAGGAATTTAGTGAAATAACTTATCAATCTCTCATTAATGTAGCAGAAATATACTATACAAGTAATGATAATGGTGATTGTGATACTTTGTTAGAATTAATCAGCGAAGATAATAAAAAAAATGTTACTGAGGAAATGTTATCAGCATTTGTTGACAGCAGAACGGAGCAGTTATCCGTATATGGACAATATAAAGATGTTACAATAACAGAAATTTATGGTATTCAAAAGGATGACAAGATAATTAGTTACACGATAAAAGGTATACTTTCCTACAGTGATAGAGACATTCCCTTCGAATTACAGCTTAATGAATTTCAAAAGATTGAGAACGAAAAAATAGATTAA
- a CDS encoding NupC/NupG family nucleoside CNT transporter: MEKIISLFGLLVMILIAYLISDNKKKINWKLVITGVAMQIVFGLLILKWQPGQAAFEVLNDLVTQLLNFTKEGTAFLFGDLLNTESFGFIFALQILPTIIFFSALMAVLYHLGIMEKIIVVLAKVMSKLLGTSGAESLSAAANIFVGQTEAPLVIKPFIKSMTKSELLTVMTGGMATVAGGVMAGYVTMGVEAGHLIAASIMSAPASLIISKIMVPEVETPVTKGKVNIKMDELDANVIDAAARGTSEGLKLALNVGAMLLSFIAIVALVNALIGWVGTLIGMDFLSLEWILGRLFSPLAYVMGVPLGDAVEAGNLLGQKVVINEFFAYASLGELIKNNALEPRTITILTYALCGFANFSSIGIQVGGIGSLAPERRSDIAKLGIRSLIGGSLAAFMTATVAGILI; this comes from the coding sequence ATGGAGAAAATTATAAGTTTATTTGGACTATTAGTAATGATCTTAATTGCTTATTTAATATCAGATAACAAGAAAAAAATCAATTGGAAATTAGTTATCACTGGTGTAGCCATGCAAATTGTTTTCGGCCTCTTGATTTTAAAATGGCAACCAGGACAAGCAGCCTTCGAAGTATTGAATGACTTAGTAACTCAACTTCTGAACTTCACAAAAGAAGGTACTGCCTTTTTATTTGGTGATTTATTGAACACAGAAAGTTTTGGGTTCATATTTGCATTGCAAATTTTACCGACTATCATATTTTTCTCAGCACTTATGGCTGTCTTATACCATCTAGGTATTATGGAAAAAATTATAGTTGTTTTAGCCAAGGTTATGTCAAAATTATTAGGTACTAGTGGTGCTGAATCATTATCAGCTGCTGCAAATATTTTTGTTGGTCAAACGGAAGCTCCACTTGTTATAAAACCTTTTATCAAATCTATGACAAAATCAGAACTATTAACTGTTATGACAGGTGGAATGGCTACAGTAGCTGGTGGTGTTATGGCTGGTTATGTGACAATGGGTGTTGAAGCTGGACACTTAATAGCCGCGAGTATTATGTCAGCGCCTGCAAGTTTAATCATTTCAAAGATTATGGTACCCGAAGTAGAAACTCCTGTTACAAAAGGAAAAGTAAATATTAAGATGGATGAACTAGATGCTAATGTTATCGATGCTGCTGCAAGAGGAACAAGTGAAGGTTTAAAACTTGCTCTTAACGTTGGTGCTATGTTATTATCTTTCATTGCCATTGTTGCCTTAGTTAATGCCCTTATAGGCTGGGTAGGTACTCTAATTGGTATGGACTTTTTAAGTCTTGAATGGATTCTTGGTCGTTTATTTTCACCATTAGCTTATGTCATGGGTGTCCCTCTTGGCGATGCTGTAGAAGCTGGAAACTTATTAGGCCAAAAAGTTGTTATTAACGAATTTTTTGCCTACGCAAGTTTAGGTGAGCTCATTAAGAATAATGCTTTAGAACCAAGAACAATTACTATTTTAACCTATGCTTTATGTGGTTTTGCTAATTTCAGTTCTATTGGTATTCAGGTAGGTGGAATCGGTTCCTTAGCTCCTGAGAGAAGATCTGATATTGCTAAACTAGGCATCAGATCCTTAATAGGCGGATCTCTGGCTGCCTTCATGACAGCAACTGTTGCTGGTATCTTAATATAA
- a CDS encoding BMC domain-containing protein, whose amino-acid sequence MDRALGMIEFKTIAKGLEASDAMVKTAEIKVVLAQTMCPGRFLILVKGKLGAVKAAIEKGKMLYDTNVRDSFILGNPHETLYDALDGKYTYEKVDAMGIIETSAVPSILFAADQTAKAAEVKLVKIALANNLGGKGLIIFTGEIAAVEESIQVAALNCENNGTLIDFSLIPNPDKKIWDAICD is encoded by the coding sequence ATGGATAGAGCTTTAGGAATGATCGAATTTAAAACAATAGCTAAAGGCTTAGAAGCGTCAGATGCCATGGTCAAAACTGCTGAAATTAAAGTGGTATTAGCTCAGACCATGTGTCCAGGTCGATTTCTCATCCTAGTAAAAGGTAAACTTGGAGCAGTAAAAGCTGCTATTGAAAAAGGTAAAATGTTATATGATACAAATGTCCGCGATTCCTTCATTTTGGGTAATCCTCATGAAACCCTTTACGATGCACTTGATGGAAAGTATACGTATGAAAAGGTGGATGCTATGGGAATTATTGAAACCAGTGCGGTACCCTCTATACTCTTTGCAGCGGATCAGACAGCTAAAGCAGCTGAAGTAAAGCTCGTAAAAATAGCATTGGCGAATAACCTTGGTGGAAAAGGGCTCATTATCTTTACAGGTGAAATAGCAGCTGTTGAAGAATCTATTCAAGTTGCAGCCTTGAATTGTGAAAACAATGGTACTCTGATAGACTTCTCTCTTATACCAAACCCTGATAAGAAAATATGGGATGCTATTTGCGATTAA
- a CDS encoding EutN/CcmL family microcompartment protein gives MILGRVIGTVVSTRKHDTLTGCKFLIVETIEEMGQQRMVAVDTVGAGISDLVMVAQGSSARIAHYKEHAPIDAAIIGIIDNENEIVIK, from the coding sequence TTGATTCTTGGAAGAGTTATAGGAACAGTAGTTTCAACAAGAAAGCATGATACCTTAACAGGATGCAAGTTTCTAATTGTAGAAACTATTGAGGAAATGGGGCAACAACGTATGGTAGCAGTAGACACTGTTGGGGCAGGTATTAGTGATCTCGTTATGGTGGCACAGGGAAGTAGTGCTCGTATAGCTCACTATAAAGAGCATGCTCCTATTGATGCTGCCATTATTGGAATCATTGATAATGAGAATGAAATTGTCATTAAATAG